In Arthrobacter sp. B3I4, the following proteins share a genomic window:
- a CDS encoding TadA family conjugal transfer-associated ATPase, with translation MPGGAESRIDARLLETVRATVLSDAGPLTPSRVAAAVQASGKVLGTAGALAAVDSISAELNGLGPLQPLIRDPLVTDIFVNAPDSVWFDRGRGLERAPVAFVGETQVRALAARLVAAGGRRLDDSSPCVDVRLDGGYRIHAVLPPISTAGTLLSVRIRRESVFSMDELGRGGMFGPLVRDVLERIVARRLSFLISGATGSGKTTLLATLLGLCLPGERLVLIEDASELNPVHPHVVSLESRHTNIEGGGAVDLAELVRQALRMRPDRLVVGECRGAEVRELLMAMNTGHTGAGGTIHANTAAAVPARLTALGALAGMGADAVRLQAVSAVDAVVHLERTRQGRQVASVGLVVGNGPELAVTAALEAAGQELLAGPAWPELAERLGLDAHDGPGTGRSALISAGP, from the coding sequence CTGCCCGGCGGAGCCGAGTCGCGGATCGATGCGCGTCTGCTCGAAACGGTCCGGGCAACCGTCCTGTCCGACGCCGGACCCCTCACGCCGTCCCGGGTTGCGGCGGCTGTACAGGCAAGCGGCAAGGTGCTGGGCACCGCAGGGGCGCTGGCTGCGGTCGACAGCATCAGCGCCGAGTTGAACGGCCTTGGCCCGCTGCAGCCCCTGATCCGTGATCCGCTGGTGACGGACATCTTCGTCAACGCCCCGGACTCGGTGTGGTTTGACCGCGGCCGCGGGCTCGAACGGGCCCCCGTTGCCTTCGTAGGAGAAACGCAGGTCCGAGCCCTGGCCGCACGGCTGGTCGCCGCCGGTGGCCGGCGTCTGGACGACAGTTCCCCGTGCGTCGACGTCAGGCTCGACGGCGGCTACCGGATCCACGCCGTGCTGCCGCCGATTTCCACCGCCGGCACCCTGCTGAGCGTCCGGATCCGGCGGGAGTCTGTCTTCTCGATGGACGAACTGGGCCGCGGCGGAATGTTCGGACCCCTGGTGCGGGACGTTCTGGAGCGAATTGTGGCCCGTCGGCTCAGTTTCCTCATCAGCGGTGCGACAGGCTCAGGAAAGACCACCCTGCTGGCGACACTCCTCGGCCTGTGCCTTCCCGGGGAGCGGCTCGTCCTGATCGAGGATGCCTCCGAGCTGAACCCGGTCCATCCACACGTGGTCTCCCTTGAGTCACGCCACACCAACATCGAGGGCGGGGGAGCCGTGGACCTGGCTGAGCTGGTCCGCCAGGCGCTGCGCATGAGGCCCGACCGGCTGGTGGTGGGCGAGTGCCGCGGAGCCGAAGTCCGGGAGTTGCTGATGGCCATGAACACCGGCCACACCGGCGCCGGCGGAACCATCCACGCCAACACTGCGGCGGCCGTCCCGGCCCGGCTGACCGCGCTCGGGGCCCTCGCAGGGATGGGGGCCGACGCCGTCCGGCTACAGGCGGTCAGCGCCGTGGACGCCGTGGTGCATCTCGAACGAACCCGGCAGGGCCGGCAGGTGGCCTCCGTCGGGCTGGTGGTCGGGAACGGTCCCGAACTGGCCGTGACTGCGGCGCTTGAAGCGGCCGGGCAGGAGCTTCTCGCCGGTCCCGCCTGGCCCGAGCTTGCGGAGCGACTGGGACTGGACGCGCACGACGGACCCGGTACTGGCCGCTCCGCCCTAATTAGCGCCGGCCCATGA
- a CDS encoding type II secretion system F family protein: protein MTVVVQQLAALLRAGRTPARLWEELAVLYGCGPPDQLHGTAGGLSWGTGPAAGVLSQASQEILAAARTAAVRGSPVAAAIRSRACPEPGSGAPPGRARFPGRATSRGRAASRGRAASRGRAASRGPVAKERAIWLELSVCFEVARASGCPLADILTRFAAHLEAEDDAEAARQTALAGPQATVRILTWLPFLGLGLAVLLGVDPRAVLLGTPFGPVALVVGLALTGAGRIWSAGLVRSAAGGRR from the coding sequence ATGACTGTGGTGGTTCAGCAGCTCGCCGCCCTGCTCAGGGCCGGCAGGACGCCCGCACGGTTGTGGGAAGAGCTGGCGGTGCTCTACGGCTGTGGGCCGCCGGACCAGTTACACGGCACTGCCGGAGGGCTCAGCTGGGGCACGGGGCCGGCTGCGGGTGTGTTGAGTCAGGCATCGCAGGAAATCCTGGCCGCCGCCCGTACCGCGGCAGTGAGAGGTTCTCCCGTAGCTGCCGCTATCCGCAGCCGAGCCTGCCCGGAACCCGGCAGCGGCGCACCACCCGGCCGAGCCAGATTCCCCGGCCGAGCCACGTCGCGTGGCAGAGCCGCGTCGCGCGGCAGAGCCGCGTCGCGCGGCAGAGCCGCGTCGCGCGGCCCCGTCGCCAAGGAAAGGGCGATCTGGCTGGAACTGTCGGTGTGCTTCGAGGTGGCCCGGGCCAGTGGTTGCCCACTTGCGGACATCCTGACCCGCTTCGCGGCCCACCTGGAGGCCGAGGACGACGCCGAAGCGGCGCGCCAGACCGCGCTCGCCGGCCCGCAAGCCACCGTCCGGATCCTGACCTGGCTGCCTTTCCTGGGCCTCGGACTGGCGGTGCTGCTCGGCGTGGATCCGCGGGCGGTCCTGCTCGGCACACCTTTCGGGCCGGTCGCCCTCGTTGTGGGACTCGCACTCACCGGTGCTGGCCGGATCTGGTCCGCCGGGCTCGTTCGGTCTGCCGCGGGAGGGCGCCGGTGA
- a CDS encoding type II secretion system F family protein, which translates to MMLELIGAVLDAGSGLGRSLEVVVLHTAPALRLHLDRVVSALALGTDWETAWRSSRALPAELLALRDALGFAAVTGVPSSAILYAQAARLRREQFRAAERRAAALGVKLVVPLGLCSLPAFVCLGIVPVLLAMFPAFS; encoded by the coding sequence ATGATGCTGGAATTAATCGGTGCGGTCCTGGACGCCGGTTCCGGTCTCGGCCGTTCCCTGGAGGTCGTCGTCCTGCATACGGCTCCGGCGCTCCGGCTGCACCTGGACCGGGTCGTGTCCGCCCTTGCGCTCGGCACCGACTGGGAGACGGCATGGCGAAGCTCCCGCGCTCTGCCCGCGGAATTGCTCGCGCTCCGGGACGCCCTGGGGTTCGCCGCGGTGACCGGGGTGCCGTCGTCCGCCATCTTGTACGCACAGGCCGCCCGGCTGCGCCGCGAGCAGTTCCGTGCCGCCGAACGGCGCGCCGCGGCCCTGGGGGTCAAACTGGTCGTTCCCTTGGGGCTGTGTTCGCTGCCCGCCTTCGTATGCCTGGGCATAGTGCCGGTCCTGCTGGCGATGTTTCCTGCATTTTCCTGA
- a CDS encoding DUF4244 domain-containing protein, with protein MTFHRNAPARPDKAPEENGAAAVREIYPGATRATPVHRPRSGWPAGLAWSARRRGKLRGSEAGMATAEYAIATLAAVGFPGLLVLIMRSDEVRGFLLNLIRTALALP; from the coding sequence ATGACCTTCCACCGAAACGCCCCCGCCCGTCCCGACAAAGCGCCGGAAGAGAACGGAGCTGCTGCAGTCCGGGAGATCTATCCCGGTGCCACACGGGCCACCCCGGTCCACCGACCCCGGTCCGGGTGGCCGGCCGGGTTGGCCTGGTCTGCCCGCAGGCGGGGAAAGCTCCGCGGGTCCGAAGCGGGGATGGCGACCGCTGAGTACGCCATCGCCACCTTGGCCGCGGTGGGCTTTCCCGGTCTTCTCGTGCTCATCATGCGCAGCGACGAAGTGCGGGGCTTTCTGTTGAACCTGATCCGCACGGCGCTGGCACTGCCGTGA
- a CDS encoding TadE family type IV pilus minor pilin: protein MTAEFAVALPAVILVLGLLLAGSAAGLTQLRLEEAARGGARALARGEDAAAVGGIVRHLAGDSARVAVASDAGWLSVTVSGTVHGAVAPLVPWTLTARAWARSETTDAPALFVPGPEPLPWHRSA from the coding sequence GTGACAGCCGAGTTCGCCGTCGCGCTTCCCGCGGTCATCCTGGTGCTGGGCCTGCTGCTTGCCGGTTCGGCCGCCGGCTTGACGCAGCTCCGGTTGGAAGAAGCCGCGCGGGGCGGAGCCCGGGCACTCGCCCGCGGTGAAGATGCAGCAGCTGTCGGCGGTATCGTCCGGCACCTCGCCGGTGATTCAGCGCGGGTGGCCGTGGCTTCCGACGCGGGATGGCTCAGCGTCACAGTTTCCGGAACCGTCCACGGAGCGGTGGCCCCATTGGTCCCGTGGACCCTGACGGCCAGGGCCTGGGCGAGGAGTGAAACCACCGACGCGCCGGCGCTCTTTGTTCCGGGGCCGGAGCCCCTGCCGTGGCACAGGAGCGCCTGA
- a CDS encoding Rv3654c family TadE-like protein codes for MAQERLMAPARSPERGAGTVLALGLGLVLLLAMTAVVLLGQATVLASRAAAAADLAALAAADAARGLTSGQPCAVAAEVAARHEARLLACAVEAGDTVQVRTELRSRAVFGPASGLARAGPPPASDAGPGRVQAP; via the coding sequence GTGGCACAGGAGCGCCTGATGGCGCCGGCCCGCAGCCCTGAGCGGGGCGCCGGGACGGTCCTCGCCCTCGGGCTCGGGTTGGTGCTGCTGCTGGCGATGACCGCCGTGGTGCTACTGGGCCAGGCCACCGTGCTGGCCTCCAGGGCTGCTGCAGCTGCTGATCTGGCGGCGCTTGCCGCCGCGGACGCAGCCCGGGGCCTCACCAGCGGCCAGCCATGTGCCGTCGCCGCCGAAGTCGCCGCCAGGCACGAGGCGCGGCTCCTGGCGTGTGCCGTCGAAGCCGGCGACACCGTCCAGGTCCGCACAGAACTGCGCTCCCGCGCAGTGTTCGGTCCTGCCTCGGGGCTGGCCCGGGCGGGCCCTCCCCCTGCCTCTGATGCCGGACCGGGGCGCGTACAGGCACCGTGA
- a CDS encoding GNAT family N-acetyltransferase gives MSLDAMVEDTTHLLEVWVAGWAGCRGYEIRREGRFPAVLRADTTREWEYFACDPSEAEFAELAAKAAEAPARILTILTNDEARYTALAAQHRLNLTSATQTMMIVDMETQDSEDPWLPDDDLRWVPSTDDGVHHAVVYAGDEIAASGRVFVADHTAVFDKIVTEPGFQRRGLGSFIMRALAAQAFEHDVESGLLLASLDGQQLYSHLGWTTVCHVLMLSSSDEGGDLSLV, from the coding sequence ATGAGTCTGGACGCCATGGTTGAAGACACTACCCACCTCCTGGAGGTCTGGGTTGCCGGGTGGGCCGGCTGCCGCGGTTACGAAATACGCCGGGAGGGCCGTTTCCCCGCGGTGCTGAGGGCGGACACGACCCGGGAGTGGGAGTATTTCGCGTGCGATCCCTCGGAGGCGGAGTTCGCTGAGCTGGCGGCCAAAGCCGCCGAGGCCCCCGCCCGGATCCTTACCATCCTCACCAACGATGAAGCCCGTTACACCGCCCTGGCCGCGCAGCACCGTCTCAACCTGACATCTGCCACGCAGACCATGATGATCGTGGATATGGAAACCCAGGACTCGGAGGATCCCTGGCTTCCGGACGATGACCTCCGCTGGGTCCCGTCGACCGACGACGGCGTCCACCACGCCGTCGTTTACGCTGGCGACGAAATTGCCGCGAGCGGGCGGGTCTTCGTCGCGGACCACACCGCAGTCTTTGACAAAATCGTGACCGAACCCGGGTTCCAGCGCCGGGGGCTCGGCAGCTTCATTATGCGGGCGCTGGCCGCGCAGGCCTTTGAACACGACGTCGAAAGCGGTCTCCTGCTCGCCTCCTTGGACGGCCAGCAGCTGTATTCGCACCTCGGCTGGACCACGGTGTGCCACGTGCTGATGCTCTCCTCCTCTGACGAAGGCGGCGACCTGTCCCTGGTGTGA
- a CDS encoding rhodanese-related sulfurtransferase — translation MALNKIVLFYGFTPIADPAAVRLWQRALCEKLGLTGRILISKDGINATVGGEIGAVKQYVKTTREYDGFRGIDVKWSDGGAADFPRLSVKVRDEVVSFGAPGELKVDEKGVVGGGTHLAPEELHRLVEEKKQAGDEVVFFDGRNGFEAQIGKFKDAVVPDVATTHDFIRELDSGKYDALKDKPVVTYCTGGIRCEVLSSLMINRGFKEVYQLDGGIVRYGEAFKDQGLWEGSLYVFDKRMHLEFSEEAKTIGRCIRCAAPTSKFENCSNPSCRTLTLYCTECASDPQTLRCPGGCAA, via the coding sequence GTGGCTTTGAACAAGATTGTCCTCTTCTACGGCTTTACCCCGATCGCGGATCCGGCTGCCGTCCGGCTCTGGCAACGCGCTCTGTGCGAAAAGCTCGGCCTGACCGGCCGAATTCTCATCTCCAAAGACGGCATCAACGCCACCGTCGGGGGCGAAATCGGCGCGGTCAAGCAGTACGTCAAGACGACCCGCGAATACGACGGTTTCCGTGGCATCGACGTGAAATGGTCTGACGGCGGCGCGGCGGACTTTCCCCGCCTCAGCGTCAAGGTGCGCGACGAGGTCGTCTCCTTCGGTGCCCCCGGTGAACTCAAGGTGGATGAAAAGGGTGTCGTAGGCGGCGGCACCCACCTGGCCCCCGAGGAGCTGCACCGGCTCGTGGAGGAGAAAAAGCAGGCCGGGGACGAAGTGGTCTTCTTTGACGGCCGCAATGGTTTCGAGGCGCAGATCGGCAAGTTCAAAGACGCCGTCGTTCCCGACGTCGCGACCACCCACGACTTCATCCGGGAACTCGACTCCGGGAAATACGACGCCTTGAAGGACAAGCCGGTCGTCACGTACTGCACCGGAGGCATCCGCTGCGAAGTCCTTTCCAGCCTGATGATTAACCGCGGCTTTAAAGAGGTGTACCAGCTCGACGGCGGGATCGTCCGCTACGGCGAGGCGTTCAAGGACCAGGGGCTCTGGGAGGGCTCGCTGTACGTCTTCGACAAGCGCATGCACCTCGAGTTCAGCGAGGAGGCCAAGACGATCGGCCGCTGCATCCGGTGCGCAGCGCCAACCAGCAAGTTTGAAAACTGCTCCAACCCCAGCTGCCGCACCCTCACCCTGTACTGCACGGAGTGCGCCTCAGACCCCCAAACCCTGCGATGCCCCGGGGGCTGCGCTGCCTGA
- a CDS encoding TipAS antibiotic-recognition domain-containing protein: MEWSVQQLAKIAGTTSRTLRHYDSIGLLHPTRTGGNGYRYYGQAALLRLQRILLLRDLGLGLPAVADVLANECHAETALAGHLQWLRQEQDRLGRQIAAVQHTLEAVREGRELMAERMFDGFDHTRHQEEVEERWGRDAYAQSDTWWRGLGAERQEAWKLDAQHLAEEWAEAARSGAAPDSGQAQTLARRHVEWLRGIPGTPAAPGHNAGELKVYLAGLAEMYVADPRFASNYGGPVGAAFVRDALLDYSRHRL; encoded by the coding sequence GTGGAGTGGTCTGTGCAGCAGCTTGCGAAGATCGCCGGCACCACCAGCCGGACCCTGCGCCATTACGACAGCATAGGGCTGCTGCATCCCACCCGCACCGGAGGGAACGGCTACCGGTACTACGGCCAGGCAGCCCTGCTGAGGCTGCAGCGCATCCTGCTGCTGCGCGATCTGGGGCTCGGGTTGCCGGCCGTGGCTGATGTCCTCGCGAATGAATGCCACGCAGAGACCGCGCTGGCCGGTCACCTGCAGTGGCTGCGGCAGGAACAGGACCGGCTGGGCAGGCAGATTGCCGCGGTCCAGCACACTCTGGAAGCAGTAAGGGAAGGCAGGGAACTCATGGCCGAGAGGATGTTCGACGGCTTCGACCACACCCGTCACCAAGAAGAAGTCGAAGAACGCTGGGGCCGGGACGCCTATGCGCAGAGCGACACCTGGTGGCGCGGCCTGGGCGCCGAGCGGCAGGAGGCCTGGAAGCTGGACGCCCAGCACCTTGCCGAGGAGTGGGCTGAGGCGGCCCGATCGGGTGCCGCCCCTGACAGCGGCCAGGCGCAGACGCTCGCACGGCGCCACGTCGAATGGCTGCGGGGCATTCCGGGAACTCCGGCTGCTCCGGGCCACAACGCAGGGGAGCTGAAGGTTTACCTTGCCGGTCTCGCCGAAATGTATGTCGCGGATCCGCGTTTCGCCTCTAACTACGGCGGACCGGTCGGCGCGGCCTTCGTGCGGGACGCCCTGCTGGACTACTCGCGGCATCGGCTCTGA
- a CDS encoding methyltransferase has protein sequence MTPSTHFTAGNTPDAPRSDLPELLAALAADLRRISYTVDGVAGLLGEAAHAALARDQLIPALIATESAAQRAPTAAALAAVVRLWLLAEPQPAGTLDSALPGIRTAGLLQLGLAEPAGDLIQARVDLRPYGWDPALDDEGNASGGADLWVASDLAAHQSPGVLRRDHVLGIGQASATLVQVTARRHVARALDLGTGCGIQTFHLLHHAEHVTATDISERALAFTRFNLMLNGPALHLDPKDLESRVSLRLGSLLDPVAGEKFDLVVSNPPFVITPRGAGDTAADQFTYRDGGLPGDDLVAALVRDLPSVLTPDGTAQLLGNWEIRADAGWSERPQGWASPDMDVWFIQREQVSPEQYAETWLQDASEARNRRLYQDSYAAYLDDFAGRNVEAIGFGMIWLRRPAEGAGPVIFRFEEITYPIEQPVGPYLGAAVERADWLAAHDLDSAHLTVAEDVTEERHQRPGAEHPGVILLRQGAGLRRTNLLSTELAGFVSACDGELSVGQIIGALDALLGGFEGHDSGTFRRRLLDDVGNLVRDGFLLPA, from the coding sequence GTGACTCCCTCAACGCATTTCACCGCCGGCAACACCCCCGATGCCCCGCGCAGCGACCTCCCTGAGTTGCTCGCAGCCCTGGCCGCGGACCTGCGGCGTATCAGCTACACCGTCGACGGCGTCGCAGGACTTCTCGGGGAAGCCGCCCACGCCGCGCTGGCCCGGGACCAGCTCATTCCCGCCCTGATCGCCACCGAGTCCGCCGCCCAGCGCGCTCCGACGGCGGCGGCGCTCGCCGCCGTCGTCCGCTTGTGGCTGCTGGCCGAGCCGCAGCCGGCCGGAACCCTCGACTCCGCCCTGCCCGGTATCCGCACCGCCGGCTTGCTCCAGCTCGGCCTCGCGGAGCCCGCCGGGGATCTCATCCAGGCCAGGGTGGACCTGCGGCCGTACGGCTGGGACCCCGCCCTCGATGACGAGGGCAATGCCAGCGGCGGCGCCGACCTGTGGGTGGCAAGCGACCTGGCCGCCCACCAGAGCCCCGGAGTGCTGCGCCGCGACCACGTGCTGGGCATCGGGCAGGCGTCCGCCACCCTCGTCCAGGTCACCGCCCGGCGACACGTGGCCCGCGCCCTGGACCTGGGCACCGGCTGCGGCATCCAGACCTTCCATCTGCTGCACCATGCCGAACACGTCACGGCAACTGACATCTCCGAGCGGGCGCTGGCCTTCACCCGGTTCAACCTGATGCTCAACGGCCCCGCGCTGCACCTGGACCCGAAGGATCTGGAGAGCAGGGTGAGCCTTCGGCTGGGATCGCTGCTGGACCCGGTGGCAGGGGAGAAATTTGACCTGGTGGTCTCCAACCCGCCGTTCGTCATCACCCCGCGCGGCGCGGGGGACACTGCCGCGGACCAATTCACCTACCGCGACGGCGGTCTGCCGGGCGATGATCTCGTCGCTGCGCTGGTCCGGGACCTCCCCTCGGTCCTTACCCCCGACGGAACAGCCCAGCTGCTGGGCAACTGGGAGATCCGGGCGGATGCCGGCTGGTCCGAAAGGCCGCAGGGCTGGGCCAGCCCGGACATGGACGTCTGGTTCATCCAGCGCGAGCAGGTCAGCCCGGAGCAGTACGCCGAGACCTGGCTCCAGGACGCCTCCGAGGCCCGGAACCGGCGGCTCTACCAGGACTCCTACGCCGCCTACCTGGATGACTTCGCGGGCCGGAACGTGGAAGCCATCGGTTTCGGAATGATCTGGCTGCGCCGCCCGGCTGAGGGGGCGGGGCCGGTCATCTTCCGTTTCGAGGAAATCACCTACCCGATCGAACAACCCGTCGGCCCGTATCTGGGCGCAGCCGTCGAACGCGCAGACTGGCTCGCCGCGCACGACCTGGACTCCGCGCACCTGACCGTCGCCGAGGACGTCACTGAGGAACGCCACCAGCGCCCCGGGGCAGAGCACCCCGGCGTGATCCTGCTGCGGCAGGGCGCAGGACTACGACGCACCAACCTGCTCAGCACGGAGCTGGCTGGCTTTGTCTCAGCCTGTGACGGCGAGCTCTCCGTCGGCCAGATCATCGGCGCCCTTGACGCGTTGCTGGGCGGGTTCGAAGGCCACGACAGCGGAACGTTCCGCAGGCGGCTCCTCGACGACGTCGGCAACCTGGTGCGCGACGGTTTCCTGCTCCCGGCCTGA
- a CDS encoding helix-turn-helix transcriptional regulator, with the protein MNAENPKAETSAAPAAKRRPRPEQKVEITDPKAIRALAHAARLEVISELYSTQVSRTATELAAQTGLTPSAMSYHLRALQKWGIVIPAATAGDARERRWKAAGTDFTINSGGGLASPEFAVLDLELDAYRRRVNAYAKTRDEQRQRGEASEGTSAVVLASNLLYLTPAQRAELNERLFDLLRDYELVDPNLVPDGAVRMATMWSMIPDDRGGPAPA; encoded by the coding sequence GTGAACGCAGAAAACCCCAAGGCGGAGACGTCCGCCGCTCCGGCCGCCAAGCGCAGGCCGCGTCCGGAACAAAAAGTGGAAATCACGGACCCGAAAGCGATCCGGGCCCTGGCGCATGCCGCGAGACTGGAGGTCATCTCTGAGCTCTATTCCACGCAGGTCAGCCGCACTGCGACCGAACTCGCGGCCCAGACGGGTCTGACCCCGAGCGCTATGAGCTACCACCTGCGTGCCCTGCAAAAGTGGGGGATCGTGATCCCGGCTGCCACCGCCGGCGATGCCCGGGAGCGCCGCTGGAAAGCGGCCGGCACCGACTTCACCATCAATTCCGGCGGAGGGCTGGCGAGCCCCGAGTTTGCCGTGCTGGATCTGGAACTGGATGCCTACCGGCGGCGGGTCAACGCCTACGCGAAGACCCGGGACGAGCAGCGGCAGCGCGGCGAGGCCTCCGAGGGCACTTCGGCGGTGGTGCTCGCCAGCAACCTGCTGTACCTGACCCCCGCCCAGCGCGCGGAGCTCAATGAGAGGCTTTTCGATCTGCTGCGGGACTACGAACTTGTTGATCCGAACCTGGTGCCTGATGGCGCGGTCCGGATGGCGACCATGTGGTCGATGATTCCCGACGACCGGGGCGGCCCGGCACCCGCCTGA
- a CDS encoding PRC and DUF2382 domain-containing protein, with product MITKEHIDDLLNRKGNIVSTDGDKIGSVGQVYADDESGQPSWVTAKTGLFGSSESFVPLEGARVEGDDVVVPYTKDQVKDAPRVDTDGHLEPAEEERLYQHYQLGGGGRTYTDATSGHNAGTAGVAGTGRHDEHGTVGHDTSGPTTDDAMTRSEERLNVGTEKQEAARVRLRKYVTTENVTKTVPVQREEVRLEREPITEANRGDAMSGPDLSDEEHEVILHEERPVVDKETVPVERVRLDKDVVTDEVTVDEEVRKERIETDGVDGTRR from the coding sequence ATGATCACCAAGGAACACATCGACGACCTGCTGAACCGCAAGGGCAACATCGTTTCCACCGACGGGGACAAGATCGGCTCGGTCGGCCAGGTTTACGCCGACGACGAGAGCGGCCAGCCCAGCTGGGTTACTGCCAAGACCGGCCTGTTCGGCAGCTCGGAGAGCTTCGTTCCGCTGGAAGGGGCCCGGGTGGAGGGGGACGACGTCGTTGTCCCGTACACCAAGGACCAGGTCAAGGACGCTCCCCGCGTCGACACTGACGGCCACCTTGAGCCCGCTGAAGAAGAGCGGCTCTACCAGCACTACCAGCTTGGCGGCGGCGGCCGGACCTACACCGACGCCACCTCCGGCCACAACGCCGGCACCGCCGGTGTTGCAGGTACCGGACGCCACGACGAGCACGGCACGGTCGGCCACGACACCTCGGGCCCGACCACGGACGATGCCATGACCCGCTCGGAAGAGCGGCTCAACGTTGGCACCGAGAAGCAGGAAGCAGCCCGCGTCCGGTTGCGCAAGTACGTCACCACGGAAAACGTGACCAAGACCGTCCCGGTCCAGCGCGAGGAAGTCCGGCTTGAGCGCGAGCCGATCACCGAGGCCAACCGCGGCGACGCGATGTCCGGCCCGGACCTCAGCGATGAAGAGCACGAGGTCATCCTGCACGAGGAGCGCCCGGTCGTGGACAAGGAAACCGTCCCGGTCGAGCGCGTCCGCCTCGACAAGGACGTGGTGACCGACGAGGTCACCGTCGATGAGGAAGTCCGCAAGGAACGCATCGAAACCGACGGCGTCGACGGCACCCGCCGCTAA
- a CDS encoding SRPBCC family protein codes for MSTKVEKRILVNVPVSVAYNQWTQFEEFPHFMGGVKSVKQLSDNRLEWTAEIAGVRRQWQARILEQVPDQKVSWAATEGATNAGSVTFEDLGGGQTSVQLSLDYEPEGVVEKIGDKLSIVEKQAESDLNRFKAFIEDEGYATGAWRGTVGAGTTGTPDISDAAASRGDSGKAGVSGKVIAGVGLAAAAAAGVAATSGRKDSDSDTAPAETTVVPPTTAQPATPSTVPPTGTSGSVFPDEGLGQGDALAHDAALTGEGTGRRSDAKPFDQTNGLVDIEGDSDGTAQSDTASEAERRAGTGGVTGTLPPAGGSLGQH; via the coding sequence GTGAGCACCAAGGTTGAAAAGCGCATTCTGGTCAACGTTCCGGTCAGCGTTGCCTATAACCAGTGGACCCAATTCGAAGAGTTCCCGCACTTCATGGGCGGGGTAAAGAGCGTGAAGCAGCTCAGCGACAACAGGCTTGAATGGACCGCCGAGATCGCTGGCGTGCGCCGCCAGTGGCAGGCCAGGATCCTCGAGCAGGTCCCGGATCAGAAAGTGTCCTGGGCCGCAACGGAGGGTGCCACCAACGCCGGGTCGGTCACCTTCGAGGACCTCGGCGGCGGGCAGACGTCCGTGCAACTTTCACTTGACTACGAACCCGAAGGCGTCGTGGAAAAGATCGGTGACAAGCTCAGCATTGTCGAAAAGCAGGCGGAGAGCGACCTCAACCGGTTTAAAGCCTTCATTGAAGACGAGGGCTACGCCACCGGAGCCTGGCGCGGAACCGTCGGCGCAGGCACCACGGGAACGCCGGATATCAGCGATGCGGCCGCCTCCCGCGGCGACAGCGGCAAAGCCGGCGTCTCCGGCAAGGTGATCGCCGGCGTCGGTCTCGCTGCAGCAGCCGCCGCAGGTGTCGCCGCGACGTCGGGACGCAAGGACTCCGATAGCGACACGGCACCCGCCGAAACGACGGTGGTCCCGCCGACGACCGCGCAACCGGCCACACCCAGCACCGTGCCCCCTACCGGCACCTCGGGGAGCGTCTTCCCGGACGAGGGGCTCGGGCAGGGTGACGCATTGGCTCACGACGCTGCACTAACAGGAGAGGGAACAGGCCGCCGCTCGGACGCCAAACCTTTCGATCAGACCAACGGCTTGGTCGACATCGAAGGGGACTCCGACGGGACCGCCCAGAGCGACACGGCGAGCGAAGCCGAACGCAGGGCCGGCACGGGGGGCGTCACCGGCACCCTCCCGCCCGCCGGTGGAAGCCTCGGCCAGCACTAG